In Nitrospira sp., one genomic interval encodes:
- a CDS encoding rhomboid family intramembrane serine protease: MLPLHDDNPTTSTPLVTVTLILACGLIFFYQSSLPATVGEAFVYQYGAIPAVVLGHAALPPEIMTIPAYSTVVTSMFLHGSWMHLIGNMLYLWVFGNNIEDAMGHVRFIFFYGSCGILAALSHALTEPTSTVPMVGASGAISGVLGAYLLLFPRARVLLLAPVVGTTTVPAGLALGFWFVMQLLSGSANLGSQGGGVAFFAHIGGFVAGMALVGLFKRPEVRFFAPPYRRNWYD, from the coding sequence ATGCTGCCGCTGCACGACGATAATCCAACGACCAGCACACCGCTCGTCACCGTCACGCTGATTCTTGCCTGCGGCCTCATTTTCTTCTACCAAAGCTCGCTGCCGGCGACAGTCGGAGAAGCTTTCGTCTATCAATATGGCGCGATTCCCGCAGTGGTCCTTGGTCATGCGGCCCTTCCGCCGGAGATCATGACGATTCCTGCCTACTCGACCGTGGTCACCAGCATGTTCCTCCACGGCAGCTGGATGCACTTGATCGGCAATATGCTGTACCTCTGGGTCTTCGGCAACAACATCGAAGATGCGATGGGACATGTTCGGTTTATCTTCTTTTACGGATCCTGTGGGATCCTCGCAGCCCTCAGCCATGCCTTGACCGAACCAACCTCTACCGTTCCGATGGTCGGCGCCAGCGGCGCCATCTCAGGCGTGCTGGGAGCCTATCTCCTCCTATTTCCTCGCGCTCGGGTCCTGTTGCTCGCGCCGGTCGTCGGCACGACAACCGTCCCTGCCGGCCTGGCGCTGGGCTTTTGGTTCGTCATGCAGCTGCTCAGCGGGAGTGCCAACCTGGGCTCACAAGGCGGAGGGGTTGCATTCTTCGCCCATATCGGTGGGTTCGTTGCAGGCATGGCCTTGGTGGGGCTGTTCAAGCGACCGGAGGTG
- a CDS encoding phosphoesterase — protein sequence MSDTAFRHLSSDPPTVILYHAECADGFGGAWAIWHRYPQADYRPVKHGEPPPPDLAGQHIVIVDFSYPRPVLETIAKTAGSLVVLDHHITAEQALADLPYAHFNQQKSGAVLGWEWAHEGAVPWLLRYIQDKDLWHWVLPNSREISAAIASHPFNFELWNRFEQRELEQEGRAILRYENELVTKLAAHAVMMHFEGETIPAVQSAVLTSQIGERLSAAHPFCLIWHDRNGRRYYSMRSRETGTDVGAIAASFGGGGHTHAAGFSVPLQPDGSVSPDSRLPRPCR from the coding sequence ATGAGCGACACCGCCTTTCGTCACCTTTCCTCCGATCCCCCGACAGTAATTCTGTACCATGCGGAATGTGCGGATGGGTTCGGCGGCGCTTGGGCGATCTGGCACCGGTACCCTCAGGCCGACTACCGTCCCGTCAAACATGGGGAGCCTCCCCCCCCGGACCTTGCCGGCCAACACATCGTCATCGTCGATTTCAGTTATCCTCGACCGGTTCTGGAAACGATTGCCAAAACAGCGGGGAGCCTGGTGGTGCTGGACCACCACATCACAGCGGAGCAGGCGTTGGCCGACCTCCCCTATGCCCACTTCAATCAACAGAAGTCAGGGGCGGTGCTGGGCTGGGAATGGGCTCACGAGGGGGCGGTGCCGTGGCTCCTACGGTACATCCAAGACAAGGATCTCTGGCATTGGGTCTTGCCGAACAGCCGGGAAATCAGCGCGGCGATCGCCTCCCACCCCTTCAACTTTGAACTGTGGAATCGATTCGAGCAGCGTGAGCTGGAGCAGGAGGGGCGCGCGATTCTCCGGTATGAAAATGAACTCGTCACCAAACTCGCCGCCCATGCCGTTATGATGCACTTCGAAGGGGAGACGATCCCGGCCGTGCAGAGCGCGGTCTTGACCAGCCAGATCGGGGAACGGCTCTCAGCCGCTCACCCCTTCTGCCTGATCTGGCATGACCGTAACGGGCGACGGTACTACAGCATGCGCTCCCGCGAGACGGGGACGGACGTCGGGGCCATTGCGGCGTCCTTCGGCGGCGGGGGTCATACGCATGCTGCAGGATTTTCTGTTCCCCTGCAACCTGACGGCTCAGTTTCTCCCGATTCGCGGCTTCCCCGCCCCTGTCGATGA
- a CDS encoding TIGR00730 family Rossman fold protein, whose protein sequence is MKSPAARSKPVLTKDEILAQLTVLLDRPDDDIQAALMKEILTGVIRLSESHLDVLDLKIVNRALKELRHAFRVFQGYRQRPKISVFGSARTPADDPNYQLAFQFARRMVEEGYMTITGGADGIMRASQEGAGREHSFGVNIMLPFEQGANAVIADDPKLVTFKYFFTRKLMFQKESHAIALFPGGFGTHDEGFEILTLVQTGKSDPKPIVCLQAPDCDYWDHWNSFVTEQLLKRRLINAEDLSLFTIVNNVEDAVNEIRTFYRRYHSLRFVGRQLAIRLKTPLTDPQVADIQAQFKDILADGVFEQRPSLPEEIDEPSLKDLARLTFSFNRRSAGRLRQLINHLNQLPASPSE, encoded by the coding sequence ATGAAAAGCCCGGCGGCCCGTTCCAAGCCCGTTCTGACCAAGGACGAGATCCTCGCACAACTCACCGTTCTGCTCGATCGCCCCGACGACGACATCCAGGCGGCGCTCATGAAGGAGATCCTGACGGGTGTGATCCGGCTGTCGGAATCGCACCTCGATGTCCTTGACCTGAAAATCGTCAATCGCGCGCTCAAGGAGCTTCGCCACGCGTTTCGCGTGTTCCAGGGATACCGCCAGCGGCCTAAAATCAGCGTATTCGGATCGGCTCGCACACCGGCGGACGACCCCAACTATCAATTGGCCTTCCAGTTCGCCCGGCGGATGGTGGAAGAGGGCTACATGACCATCACGGGTGGGGCTGACGGCATCATGCGAGCCTCGCAAGAGGGCGCCGGGCGAGAACACAGCTTCGGCGTCAACATCATGCTGCCCTTCGAGCAGGGCGCGAATGCCGTGATCGCCGACGATCCTAAACTAGTCACCTTCAAGTATTTTTTCACCCGCAAACTCATGTTTCAGAAGGAGTCGCACGCCATCGCGCTCTTTCCCGGCGGGTTCGGCACCCATGACGAGGGGTTTGAGATCCTGACGCTGGTCCAAACCGGCAAGAGCGACCCCAAGCCGATCGTCTGCCTGCAGGCTCCCGACTGCGACTATTGGGACCACTGGAATTCCTTCGTCACCGAGCAACTCCTGAAACGTCGGCTCATCAACGCGGAGGACCTCTCGCTGTTCACGATCGTGAATAATGTGGAGGATGCGGTCAACGAGATTCGCACCTTTTATCGACGCTATCACTCGCTTCGGTTCGTGGGGCGTCAATTGGCAATCAGACTGAAGACTCCCTTGACTGATCCGCAGGTGGCCGATATACAGGCACAGTTCAAGGACATCCTGGCGGACGGAGTCTTCGAACAGCGGCCGTCGCTGCCCGAAGAAATCGACGAGCCGAGCTTGAAGGATCTGGCGCGATTGACCTTTTCCTTCAATCGTCGGAGCGCGGGCCGCCTCCGACAGCTCATCAACCATCTCAACCAACTTCCGGCAAGCCCGTCGGAGTAA
- a CDS encoding CBS domain-containing protein encodes MMTPGVVQIPGDVSVSEAALLLDREQIPCLLVKDTETTFGIMTSGDIVKKVIAQGLEPHDVEVRAIMSQPVHSVEYDQLLSDATSLMASTGASLLIVTKQSQPVGILTARDLALAPKRCDTCLPATVRVTDGDQEGAKHLATIRQLSHVGALIESRTLLLPGTTVVLSFILPGADLSFSIRGTILNSGYEPDCAATYTVMGEPPEVDIQFAPMAASDESKIRAWVLQNLPRPSDLS; translated from the coding sequence ATGATGACACCGGGCGTGGTCCAGATCCCCGGGGATGTCTCGGTAAGCGAAGCCGCCCTGTTGCTCGATCGGGAACAAATTCCTTGCCTGCTCGTCAAGGACACCGAGACGACCTTCGGCATCATGACCTCCGGAGACATCGTGAAAAAGGTCATCGCGCAGGGGTTGGAGCCCCATGATGTGGAAGTGCGTGCGATCATGTCGCAGCCGGTGCATTCCGTGGAATACGATCAACTCCTGAGTGATGCCACCAGCTTGATGGCCTCCACGGGAGCTTCGCTCCTGATCGTCACCAAACAGAGCCAACCCGTGGGCATCCTCACAGCCCGAGACCTCGCGTTGGCCCCTAAGCGTTGTGACACCTGCCTTCCCGCCACCGTACGCGTGACGGATGGCGACCAGGAGGGGGCGAAACACCTCGCGACCATCCGACAACTCAGCCATGTGGGGGCCTTGATCGAAAGCCGCACACTGCTCTTGCCCGGCACCACGGTCGTCCTCTCGTTCATCCTTCCAGGGGCGGATCTGAGCTTCTCCATCCGCGGCACGATTCTCAACAGCGGATATGAGCCCGACTGTGCGGCTACCTACACGGTCATGGGCGAGCCCCCGGAAGTCGACATTCAGTTCGCACCCATGGCGGCGTCCGATGAATCGAAAATTCGTGCGTGGGTCCTTCAGAATCTGCCACGACCTTCCGACCTCTCCTAA
- a CDS encoding DUF692 family protein has product MMQREFLQRAQGIATHGLGLSVDVYSPDVMEVISALRDVGLVPHYLEMFKATTVALRWVRRQLPDMKLTYHGEGLWVTQPDFQDSCSGQRGVVEACAQLTALESAWLNHECATKYMAGYAFGTYLPPLYSDLSARVTADNLCFLQDQLDRQVRLQGGHTPLVLLEMPPLTYFACGSLPIADFFRMVIQRTPCGLVLDIGHLWTVYRYTGAWRQQSLQAFAAEFLEAFPLDRVVEIHVAGLAAAEAWPRSGQEREPAPPLWIDAHGAPIPDVLFDLLEQVLAHPGLGFLKGVALEVDTKSVGTIVTEFGRFVSRFEAQVRHREVSGVAGFAVPEDTQAGGPQPAEAGLTADERAAVSRQYERYVRMVTTPYVEPMGKDCALLGGTTEDLDRYRESYLPNELLHWGGELVDMFPKTCRLLGAASKSLEGFIPFWFERPRPAVEDYDFFLLKIDRFAEFAASIYPPVAETVMTEAEELRSAYRLANEPIDSTEVRA; this is encoded by the coding sequence ATGATGCAAAGGGAATTCTTACAACGGGCGCAAGGCATCGCCACGCATGGTTTGGGGCTGTCCGTCGATGTGTATTCCCCCGATGTCATGGAAGTCATTTCAGCCTTACGGGACGTGGGGCTGGTGCCCCACTATCTGGAAATGTTCAAAGCCACCACGGTGGCCCTGCGCTGGGTGCGCCGGCAGTTGCCTGACATGAAATTGACCTACCATGGGGAAGGGTTGTGGGTGACACAGCCGGATTTTCAGGATAGTTGTTCAGGGCAGCGGGGGGTGGTCGAGGCCTGCGCCCAACTCACCGCTTTGGAAAGCGCCTGGTTGAATCACGAATGTGCCACAAAATATATGGCGGGATATGCCTTCGGGACGTACTTGCCGCCATTGTATTCGGACCTGTCGGCGCGCGTCACCGCCGACAACCTCTGCTTTTTGCAGGATCAACTGGATCGACAGGTCCGGTTGCAAGGGGGCCACACTCCCCTGGTCCTGCTCGAAATGCCGCCGTTGACCTATTTCGCTTGCGGGTCGCTGCCTATTGCCGACTTTTTCCGCATGGTGATCCAGAGGACCCCCTGTGGCTTGGTGCTGGATATCGGACACCTGTGGACGGTTTACCGATATACAGGAGCATGGCGACAACAATCGCTCCAGGCCTTTGCCGCAGAGTTTCTGGAGGCCTTCCCCCTTGACCGGGTCGTGGAGATCCATGTCGCGGGCCTTGCCGCAGCGGAGGCCTGGCCGCGATCCGGACAGGAGCGTGAGCCTGCACCGCCACTCTGGATCGATGCGCATGGGGCTCCGATTCCTGATGTATTGTTCGACCTGTTGGAGCAGGTGCTGGCCCATCCTGGGTTGGGTTTTCTTAAGGGAGTGGCATTGGAAGTGGATACCAAATCGGTCGGCACGATCGTGACTGAGTTCGGGCGATTCGTGAGCCGATTTGAGGCGCAGGTTCGTCACCGTGAGGTGAGCGGGGTTGCCGGCTTCGCGGTCCCCGAAGACACTCAGGCCGGCGGGCCACAGCCGGCCGAGGCCGGGCTGACGGCCGATGAGCGTGCGGCAGTGTCACGCCAGTATGAGAGATATGTTCGCATGGTCACGACTCCGTATGTCGAACCGATGGGCAAGGATTGCGCCTTGCTCGGCGGAACAACCGAAGATCTCGACCGTTATCGCGAGTCCTATCTGCCCAACGAACTCCTGCATTGGGGAGGCGAATTGGTGGACATGTTTCCCAAAACCTGTCGTTTACTTGGGGCAGCGAGCAAGTCCTTGGAGGGATTCATCCCCTTTTGGTTCGAGCGGCCCAGGCCGGCGGTCGAGGACTATGACTTCTTCCTGCTGAAGATCGATCGCTTCGCCGAGTTCGCTGCTTCGATCTATCCCCCCGTCGCCGAAACGGTCATGACCGAAGCCGAGGAGCTGCGATCGGCCTATCGTCTGGCGAATGAGCCCATCGATTCGACCGAGGTACGCGCATGA
- a CDS encoding tRNA-dihydrouridine synthase: MSVWDALPHPIFGLAPMDGVTDAAFRRMVAAQGRPDVTFTEFTNVSDICRGPERLMSTLIYSEAERPIVAQLYGKDPALFYRAAQVVCELGFDGLDVNMGCPSKNVAASGSGAALIKTPDLAHAILRATKQGLDDWAEGQSIDGLGFKPSRLDCIRTMNTARTGSPVVPRRRLPLSIKTRLGFDCVVVERWVEHLLAVGPAAITVHGRTLEQMYRGTADWSAIAAAAKVARGTGTLILGNGDVHTLVDALRRVADSQVQGVLIGRGTLGAPWFFREKERAREAWRTQGDVTALPGWAWEPRVSIAQRMHIMVDHARQYEAIAGLERFSSMRKHLGWYCKGFPRAAAMRAKMFQVCSVRDVEAVVAEFCGEPCAT; the protein is encoded by the coding sequence ATGAGTGTGTGGGATGCGCTGCCGCACCCGATTTTCGGACTGGCCCCGATGGACGGGGTGACCGATGCCGCGTTTCGACGAATGGTCGCCGCACAGGGACGGCCCGATGTGACGTTCACCGAGTTCACGAATGTCAGTGACATTTGTCGAGGCCCCGAACGGCTCATGTCGACCTTGATCTACAGCGAAGCCGAGCGGCCGATCGTGGCGCAGCTCTACGGCAAGGACCCGGCGCTGTTCTATCGGGCGGCCCAGGTGGTCTGCGAATTGGGCTTCGACGGTCTCGATGTCAACATGGGCTGCCCGTCCAAGAACGTGGCTGCTTCAGGATCGGGGGCGGCCCTGATCAAGACGCCGGATCTCGCCCATGCGATCCTTCGCGCGACCAAACAGGGGCTCGATGATTGGGCTGAGGGTCAGTCCATCGACGGACTGGGATTCAAGCCGTCGCGCTTGGACTGCATTCGGACGATGAATACCGCACGCACCGGATCGCCGGTGGTTCCGCGAAGACGTCTGCCGTTGTCGATCAAAACGCGATTGGGATTTGACTGTGTCGTGGTGGAGCGGTGGGTGGAGCATTTATTAGCCGTGGGACCGGCCGCCATCACGGTGCACGGTCGGACGCTTGAGCAAATGTACCGCGGCACCGCCGATTGGTCGGCCATTGCGGCTGCGGCCAAGGTGGCGCGCGGCACGGGCACGCTGATCCTGGGAAACGGGGATGTCCATACTCTGGTGGACGCTCTCCGGCGCGTGGCCGATAGCCAGGTTCAGGGTGTCTTGATCGGGCGTGGGACGTTGGGCGCGCCGTGGTTTTTCCGCGAGAAGGAGCGGGCTCGCGAAGCCTGGCGGACGCAGGGGGACGTGACCGCCCTGCCTGGTTGGGCGTGGGAGCCTCGCGTGTCGATCGCGCAACGAATGCACATCATGGTCGATCATGCGCGACAGTATGAAGCGATCGCCGGGCTTGAGCGGTTCTCCTCCATGCGCAAACACTTGGGCTGGTACTGTAAAGGTTTCCCTCGTGCTGCGGCCATGAGGGCCAAGATGTTCCAAGTGTGCTCGGTACGGGATGTCGAAGCGGTCGTCGCAGAATTTTGCGGAGAGCCTTGTGCCACCTAG
- the maf gene encoding septum formation protein Maf → MRVILASTSPRRKELLALLGVPFDIVEPSFVERVVPNLPAERQAMEFAAGKARSCAAEHPEALIIGSDTLISLGHEVLGKPRDLAEAEAMLTKLAGRTHRIYTAVALVGPVSEPLEVRVATVRVTMKPFEQEALAGYLRTGESLGKAGAYSIQGEARALIERIDGDYTAAVGLPLRLTAEMLVRRGLSCSVDIDRLYARQPYPNWSHFAASPIRS, encoded by the coding sequence ATGCGGGTGATCCTCGCCTCCACCTCACCCAGACGGAAAGAACTGCTGGCCCTCTTGGGGGTGCCGTTTGACATCGTCGAGCCCTCCTTTGTGGAACGGGTTGTGCCGAACCTACCGGCTGAGCGGCAGGCCATGGAGTTTGCGGCAGGCAAGGCTCGCTCGTGCGCTGCTGAGCACCCCGAAGCCCTCATCATCGGAAGCGATACACTCATCAGCCTGGGCCATGAGGTGTTGGGCAAGCCGCGAGACTTGGCGGAGGCCGAAGCCATGCTCACCAAGCTGGCCGGCCGGACCCATCGCATCTATACGGCGGTGGCGTTGGTGGGGCCGGTTTCGGAGCCGCTCGAGGTTCGAGTAGCAACCGTTCGGGTCACGATGAAACCGTTCGAACAAGAAGCCTTGGCGGGATACCTGCGTACGGGAGAAAGTCTTGGGAAAGCGGGCGCCTATTCCATTCAAGGTGAGGCGAGGGCGCTGATCGAGCGGATCGACGGCGATTACACGGCGGCCGTGGGCCTCCCGCTGCGGTTGACTGCAGAGATGTTGGTTCGCCGGGGCCTGTCTTGTTCGGTCGATATCGACCGACTCTATGCTCGCCAACCCTATCCCAACTGGAGTCATTTCGCTGCCTCACCGATTCGGTCTTGA
- the pdhA gene encoding pyruvate dehydrogenase (acetyl-transferring) E1 component subunit alpha gives MGGMDRVDLLSLYRQMLLIRRFEEKSAEMYALAKIAGFLHLYIGEEAIAVGAVAALRPDDYVISAYRDHGHCLARGSDPGKVMAELFGKATGLCQGKGGSMHLVDAPNRFMGGYAIVGGHIPLATGLAFAAKYQKQDLVTVCFFGEGAVPSGQAHEAFNLAALWKLPVIFICENNRYGMGTPVERAIALYADVVETARSYGIMAERVDGMDVLAVRSLMRTVVDQVRAGHGPFFIEAMTYRFMGHSMADPAHGHYRTKEEVEEHRRRDPLRLLKDTILRGQLGTEADFKQLEQEVGDRVAAAVKFADESPFPSPAALHTDILVEGEV, from the coding sequence ATGGGCGGCATGGATCGCGTCGATCTCCTGTCGCTGTATCGCCAGATGTTATTGATCCGTCGATTCGAGGAGAAGTCGGCGGAGATGTACGCCCTGGCGAAGATCGCCGGATTTCTTCATCTCTACATCGGGGAAGAAGCCATCGCCGTCGGAGCCGTGGCTGCGCTTCGCCCCGACGACTATGTCATCAGCGCCTATCGCGACCACGGGCATTGCTTGGCACGGGGCTCTGATCCGGGCAAGGTCATGGCCGAACTCTTTGGGAAGGCGACGGGACTGTGTCAAGGCAAGGGCGGGTCCATGCATCTGGTCGACGCACCCAATCGCTTCATGGGCGGATATGCCATCGTGGGCGGCCACATTCCGCTGGCGACCGGCCTGGCCTTCGCTGCGAAATATCAAAAGCAGGATCTGGTGACGGTCTGCTTTTTCGGCGAGGGTGCGGTACCCAGCGGCCAGGCCCACGAGGCGTTCAACCTGGCGGCCCTCTGGAAATTGCCCGTCATCTTTATTTGCGAAAATAACCGATACGGGATGGGGACGCCGGTGGAGCGGGCCATCGCGCTCTATGCCGATGTGGTGGAGACCGCCCGGTCTTACGGCATCATGGCCGAACGGGTGGACGGCATGGATGTCTTGGCCGTCCGATCGCTGATGCGCACAGTGGTGGATCAGGTGCGGGCGGGCCACGGCCCCTTCTTTATCGAAGCCATGACCTATCGGTTCATGGGCCACTCCATGGCCGATCCCGCACATGGTCACTATCGCACCAAGGAAGAAGTGGAGGAGCATCGGCGACGCGATCCGCTTCGGTTGCTTAAGGACACGATTCTGCGGGGGCAGCTCGGTACCGAAGCGGACTTCAAACAGCTGGAGCAGGAGGTGGGGGATAGGGTCGCGGCGGCCGTCAAGTTTGCCGACGAGAGCCCCTTTCCGTCCCCGGCCGCACTGCATACGGACATTCTGGTCGAGGGCGAGGTCTGA
- a CDS encoding pyruvate dehydrogenase complex E1 component subunit beta codes for MVLSYREALNQAMREEMRRDSRIFLIGEEVGYYQGAFKVSKGFVEEFGPQRVIDTPITEAGFTGLAIGAAMAGLRPIVELMTMNFGIVALDQIVNNAAKIRYMSGGQLSVPLVIRGPGSAAHQLGAQHSQSLEAWFCHVPGLKVVAPALPHDAKGLLKSAIRDPNPVVFIEAQLLYGTKGEVQDGDYTIPLGVADVKRAGSDVTIVAYSKMLLVALEAAERLSLEGIETEVIDPRTLKPLDVPTIVASIKKTGRLVIVEEGWRFCGLGAQIADSLYGAAFDYFDAPIVRVTGEDVPMPYSRPLEDLAIPDASRVVEAVTALCTGRGHHG; via the coding sequence ATGGTGCTCTCCTATCGTGAAGCGCTCAACCAGGCGATGCGCGAAGAGATGCGTCGGGATTCACGCATCTTTCTGATCGGCGAAGAAGTCGGCTATTACCAAGGCGCGTTCAAGGTGAGTAAAGGGTTTGTGGAGGAGTTCGGCCCACAGCGGGTCATCGATACCCCGATCACGGAAGCGGGCTTCACTGGGCTGGCCATCGGAGCTGCCATGGCCGGGCTGCGTCCGATCGTCGAACTCATGACTATGAATTTCGGCATCGTCGCGCTCGACCAGATCGTCAACAATGCCGCGAAGATTCGGTATATGTCCGGCGGCCAACTCTCGGTTCCCCTCGTGATTCGCGGCCCTGGGAGCGCGGCCCATCAACTGGGGGCTCAACATTCGCAAAGTCTGGAGGCGTGGTTCTGCCATGTGCCGGGTTTGAAGGTAGTGGCGCCGGCCTTGCCGCACGATGCCAAAGGGCTGCTCAAGAGCGCGATTCGCGACCCCAATCCGGTCGTGTTTATCGAGGCGCAGTTACTCTATGGCACGAAGGGCGAGGTTCAGGACGGCGACTACACCATTCCGCTCGGTGTGGCCGACGTGAAACGTGCCGGAAGCGACGTGACGATCGTCGCCTACTCGAAGATGTTGCTGGTGGCACTGGAGGCTGCCGAGCGGTTGAGCCTCGAGGGGATCGAGACGGAAGTCATCGACCCGCGTACCCTCAAGCCGCTGGATGTGCCGACCATCGTCGCGTCGATCAAGAAGACCGGGCGTCTGGTCATCGTCGAGGAGGGGTGGCGCTTTTGCGGGTTGGGAGCACAGATCGCCGACAGCCTCTATGGAGCGGCATTCGATTATTTTGATGCGCCGATCGTCCGGGTGACCGGCGAAGACGTTCCCATGCCCTACAGCCGGCCGTTGGAAGACCTTGCGATTCCCGACGCCTCACGGGTGGTGGAGGCGGTCACGGCACTGTGTACGGGAAGGGGGCACCATGGCTAG
- a CDS encoding 2-oxo acid dehydrogenase subunit E2, which translates to MASRVVMPKLTDTMEEGVLLAWKKQEGEPVQAGEVIAEIETDKAVMDLEAFAPGILRKVLVREGETVPSGALIAVIGEADEDLTAALNDGVTAAPLIQAKTSPVAASSTKPVAVPSTSAAGARPIASPRAKALAAERGLDLAGISGTGPGGRILEEDVLKAQADGASLLPPGVDQPLSQMRKAIARTTVQSKAPVPHFYLSTDIDMEPAERFRDRFKAQRHGHPSVTDLLIKASALALQRHPEVNVSFTGEAIRRHGQIDIGVAVGMEDGLITPVIRDCGTKPLSTISAESRALIERARQKRLQPQEYAGATFSISNLGMYDVDNFIAVLMPPQAASLAVGAIRDVPVVTKGVVTAGRRMTVTLSCDHRAIDGVQGAQFLKEVKRVLEHPQELAGSEEIS; encoded by the coding sequence ATGGCTAGTCGCGTCGTTATGCCGAAACTGACCGATACCATGGAAGAGGGCGTGCTCCTGGCTTGGAAGAAACAGGAAGGCGAGCCCGTGCAGGCCGGCGAGGTGATCGCCGAGATTGAAACGGACAAGGCGGTCATGGACTTGGAAGCCTTTGCGCCCGGCATCCTGCGGAAGGTGCTGGTGCGGGAGGGGGAGACCGTGCCGTCAGGCGCGCTCATCGCCGTGATCGGCGAGGCGGACGAGGACCTGACCGCCGCCCTGAACGACGGCGTGACCGCAGCGCCTTTGATCCAGGCGAAGACGAGCCCCGTCGCGGCGTCCTCAACGAAACCGGTCGCTGTACCGTCCACTTCTGCGGCAGGCGCCCGCCCCATCGCGTCTCCACGCGCTAAGGCCTTGGCGGCTGAACGGGGACTCGACCTCGCTGGGATTAGCGGCACCGGGCCCGGCGGGCGAATCCTGGAGGAGGATGTGCTGAAGGCCCAAGCCGACGGGGCGTCGCTGTTGCCGCCCGGCGTCGATCAACCGTTGAGCCAGATGCGCAAAGCCATCGCCCGGACCACGGTGCAGAGCAAGGCGCCGGTACCGCATTTTTATCTCTCGACCGACATCGACATGGAGCCCGCTGAACGTTTTCGTGACCGATTCAAGGCGCAACGTCATGGCCATCCCTCCGTCACCGATCTGCTCATCAAGGCGTCGGCGCTGGCGCTCCAACGGCATCCGGAGGTCAACGTCTCCTTTACGGGCGAGGCCATCAGGCGCCACGGCCAGATTGATATCGGTGTGGCTGTCGGGATGGAGGACGGTTTGATCACGCCCGTGATCCGGGATTGTGGGACGAAGCCGCTCAGCACCATCTCGGCCGAATCGCGTGCGCTGATCGAACGGGCCAGGCAGAAACGACTGCAACCGCAGGAGTATGCGGGGGCCACGTTTTCGATCTCCAACCTCGGTATGTACGACGTGGACAACTTCATTGCCGTGCTGATGCCGCCACAGGCCGCGTCGCTGGCGGTGGGGGCGATTCGCGATGTGCCGGTTGTCACGAAGGGGGTGGTGACGGCGGGACGGCGGATGACGGTGACGCTCTCCTGCGACCATCGCGCGATCGATGGCGTGCAGGGTGCGCAGTTTTTGAAAGAGGTCAAGCGGGTGTTGGAACATCCACAGGAACTCGCCGGGTCGGAGGAGATCTCATGA
- the lipA gene encoding lipoyl synthase: protein MSFIPLSTLRPADEAAGATNARRLPPWFKVRLQTGPDYHDIRKTMDRLNLHTICEEARCPNVWECWNARTATFLILGDICTRRCHYCSVATGRPHAVDHDEPLRVAEAVQALNLRHAVITSVNRDELADGGASVFAETLRQIRRLIPSCTIEVLIPDFEGNEAALATVAAEKPDILNHNIETVRRLFPSIRPQGKYQRSIELLGRAKQMGMTTKSGLIVGMGESTDEAREVMRDLRAVDCDIMTIGQYLQPTKEHLPVARFYHPDEFALLKEEGLAMGFRHVESGPLVRSSYHAEQQVAGGSAGA from the coding sequence ATGAGCTTCATCCCCCTCTCGACCCTGCGCCCTGCCGACGAGGCGGCCGGTGCTACGAACGCACGGCGTCTGCCTCCCTGGTTCAAGGTTCGGCTGCAGACCGGTCCGGACTATCACGACATTCGCAAGACGATGGATCGGCTGAACCTCCACACGATTTGCGAGGAGGCGCGTTGTCCCAATGTGTGGGAATGTTGGAATGCCCGCACCGCAACCTTTCTGATCCTCGGCGACATCTGCACGAGACGCTGCCACTACTGCTCGGTGGCCACCGGCCGGCCGCATGCGGTCGATCACGACGAGCCGTTACGCGTGGCGGAAGCGGTCCAGGCCCTCAACCTGAGACATGCCGTCATTACGTCGGTGAATCGGGATGAGTTGGCGGACGGCGGCGCGTCGGTGTTTGCTGAAACCCTCCGCCAGATCCGACGGTTGATTCCCAGTTGCACGATCGAGGTGTTGATCCCGGACTTCGAAGGCAACGAAGCCGCCCTGGCGACGGTGGCCGCGGAGAAGCCCGACATTCTGAACCACAATATCGAAACCGTCCGGCGGTTGTTTCCCTCGATCCGCCCGCAAGGGAAATATCAGCGGTCGATTGAGCTGCTGGGCCGCGCCAAGCAGATGGGGATGACGACCAAGTCTGGCTTGATCGTCGGCATGGGCGAATCGACGGATGAAGCCCGCGAGGTCATGCGGGATCTCCGCGCAGTCGATTGCGACATCATGACCATCGGGCAATATCTCCAACCGACGAAGGAGCACCTGCCGGTCGCACGGTTTTATCACCCTGATGAATTTGCGTTGTTGAAAGAAGAAGGCCTCGCCATGGGTTTTCGCCATGTCGAATCGGGCCCGCTGGTGCGCAGCTCCTACCACGCGGAACAGCAGGTGGCAGGTGGAAGTGCGGGCGCTTGA